Part of the Bubalus bubalis isolate 160015118507 breed Murrah chromosome 9, NDDB_SH_1, whole genome shotgun sequence genome is shown below.
attaggaaaaaaaacaacctagGTATAGCTTTAAAAGGGCTTTCAGGAAGGGTATTTTATCCATGAACCTAATAATTGGATACCACAGgaaaaacaggataaacccaccAATGGGGGATTGGGAACAATTAAAACCACCTGCACTTCCTACACCCACAGATAACTAAAAGATGCCTTTCCTCTAACAAAGCAGGTTCATTCAACAAACTGTTGGGATGTTATATAACGTTTTCTTACAAGTTTTCTTTCGTATGcagtcctcaaaaaaaaaaaaaaatccaagtaatAACAAGCTTATCTTTCCATCCTAGTCTATAAAACATTTTACTGAACATTATCTGAGTCAAGCTGTTAGGGTCTGGAAATAGAAAAATGCTGAAAATCTGGCCCTCAAGGAAGCTCTGAGCCCAATGACTGAAAAACAGGATTTCAGCAACTTCGAGCTTGCATTCCAGAGGATTTCAAAAGATAATATAATACTGTAGAACATTACCTGTGGCGCACGTCACATGTGAGGAGCCACAGTTAAGTAGAAAAGTCAGATGATTTCCACCGCCAAGTGTGTGGCATTTCGCACTAGAGTGTAGAACTCTGCTGTGCGGTTTTAAGTACGCTTGGGAAGTTCAACCCCTTTCTGCTCCAAAATGAACTCGATTCTCAGTAACACGCAGGACCTAATATTATCTAGTAGTACTTTTAATGGTTCTACTTGAGAAAACGTTTACTATGGACTTCAAAACTTCCCACCCAGTATAAGCCGATAGCGTCCGCGGGGATTAGGGCTGGGCAGTGCCTGTCCCGCCTCCTAGGGCGAAGAGAGGCCGCAGAGATTTGCCCAAGATATGCATACCTCTCCCCGGCCTCCCCAGCTTCCATTATATACGCCGTCGTTTTCCTCGCGGAGCCCCAGCTCCTTCAGCCAAGCATACTGGGGCTGATTGATGAGCAGAGTGGACATGAAGGCGGTAGGCCTGCTCCAAGATCCGGAGAACTTGCTCTTCCTTGCAATGCGCACGCAGAGCAGACCGGGAACGCGCCACATACTGAGTCAGGGATGCGAAGAGCGCCTGCGGCCCGAGGAACAACTGAAGTGgggccccgccccccacccggaGGAGCCCATTGGGTAGGCCCGGCCCCGCCCTCGAGTACGCCCCCCGCCGTCGCCCTGCCTAGCTGGATCTTGCGCGGGAGCCGGGAGCTGTAGCCTGGAGGTCAACCAGGGCCTGGAAAACAATGAGGGTGAAACCCGGAGGAAGTGCGCAGGCTACTGCCATCTAGTGAAAGACGGCGGGAACAGCGGCACCAGCTAGGAACTTTTTCCAGCAAAATATTGGCTCTAAAATACAGTGAGTTAGAGCCAGGCCTCTCAGGCTGTAATGTGCATGTGATCTCCCCTAGCTATCGTGTTAAATGCACATTGTGATTCTATAGGTCTGGACTAGGGTCTGAGAGTCGGTATTTTTAACCAGTTCTGGTGGAAAGGAGAGGATTGTTTCCGCCCCTTTGTTACATTacaaattagagttttctaatTAATGAAAAATTGTAAATTGTGGTAGTTCCCTCCAAATATTCTGCGTGGGTATATTCTTGCTTTTGAAGAACAAAGACAGTTTTgatcaatttccttttttctccatcGCTTCTCTCTTCCTGCAATATTCTTgccatccccaccatcccatcTGCCACCCTTAATTCCAGTAACTAGGCCTATCCTATTTAAGGGAAATGGCAACATCTCAATCAGCATGATTTGGgcaggattttaaaatatacacacactctCAAATCCTTGCATAAATAAGGTGATTCCAAACCTACTTTCCCAAAATATTACTTCTCTGTACTTGCCTTGTGGCCTTCCACATGGCAACCAGACAGTTGAGAGTCACACATTTCTTTCCaaagcctgtgttttcctctcatGGTGCCTTTGCCCTACTGTTCCCTCCACGTGTAAAACCTTTCCTTTCATCTCTGCATTCAAGCTTTATCTGTTCAACCCTTAGAACATAAATGATTTCAACAAATCATGTTGAAATAGGCAGGTATCAAGCATCTACCAGAAACTGTGGTAAGTGCTGGTGATATCTGAATGGTGTTTCCACTTGAAAATGTTATACTTTTCCCCTATTAAGGCAAGGACCGCCCCTGACTcatccttgcatgactccacaaTTCccagcatcccaccaggctcacATTCATTTACatcattgggaaaaaaatgaacctaTGAACACACCTCAGCAGTAATACGCAAGGATACCCTGTTCAGCATTGGTGATCCATATCAACAACCCAGCTACTTCTGTCCATCCACTCCTAGGACTGATGCACTAATTTCCTTCATTTCCATTCTCAGGCATTTTAATAGAGAATTTAATTCTCCTCGCTTTCTGGCTGCCAGTAAGATTCTTTGTACATGTATCCCAACATCACATCCTTCCATTCTCTTCCCCTCCATttgattcaaaaaatgaaaagacatttacaGATGCACTAAATTTTAGAAGCAACACATGATGCTCTCAAGGAATGTTAACTTCCATCTCTTCACTAAGTCGAAAAGAGAGGTTCATGGTGGTCTCCCTCTAAACAAGTTTTGGGACGATAGACACTAGCAACTGCCTATATGGAAAATAGGGATTGCATCTCTCTTCCACCTTCTTTTTTCAAAACTTATTTAGCCTGTCAATAGGAGGTCAGGAAAAATCAACAACAATGAATTTTGATGGGGCAAAGCGGGAAAATATAGAAGTAAATGAATCCTATGAAGGCACATTTCAcacttgaaaaagaattaaatggatTATACACGGAAGCATATATAAAAACTGCAAAACCCTACAGAAATTTAAATGTCAGGATATCTTGAACTAATTTTGTATTAAAAGGGGAGGAGTTAGTAGATGCCAAATTCTACTTTCCAAATGACTTATCAAAGGCCTCAGAGAGTGGTTAAAAGACTCTGGAGTCACAGCATAAGTACAAATGACCTGTGCTGGGGAAGTCCTCTGTGAATACTAGCTGTCTTTATTCTTCAAAGATAGTTGGCCAGAAGGCAGAGTGATACAAACATGCATGCTTGCCCCAAGGCAGCAGTAAATTGGAGAAATCACCACCACCCAGAATATAATGTCAGCATCTGATTTTTCAGAACACGAGTGAGTGACACTAACTATTGCCCTGGGCAAACTCAGATTAATCAAGCTCaccaaaatatcaaaatgtgatTTGCAACTAACATGCTGGCTTAGTATTTAATGGGAAAAATTATTCTCAGAAAGGACCAACCATTCACATCCTCTAAATACTGCGTTCTCTCCCAGGATACATTCTACCTATCTAGTGGTTTAATGAGCCCAGTGTCAGAAGAAGAGTTATTGATTAATAATATTTGATTCCAGCATTCAATGGTATCAGGCTACTAAATTAACctctagattcaatgcaatcccaatcaaaataccAAAATTGgcaagcatattttaaagtttaaatggaAAGGCAAATGATCTAGAATAGTCAAAacagttttaaggaaaaaaaagaacaaatctacGTTACCTGACTTTAAcaattattttaacaattttacaattgttacaaagctacaataatcaagaaaATGTCACACTGgtataaagacagaaataaagatcaaTGGATCAGAAATAGGGTACTCAAAAATAGACTTTCACATGTATAGTCAATTTTTAATGAAGGTgtcaaagaaatcaaaagagaaagaatagtcttttcaacaaagagTGCTATATTATTTGGATATTcaggtgcaaaaaaaaaagaaccttgatTTCTACTTCATGCTATATACAAGAATTAAGTTAATATGAACCATAGACTTACAAGTAAGAACTAAAACATCTAGTGGAAAACATTGGAGAAAATCTTTAGTGTGCGGGGCTGTTCTATGCATTATATGATATTTAGCTGCATCCCATACCACACAGTATAATGTTAATAACAGCATGAAAACGTACTCCTACCTCACACTACACGCAAGAACCCATTCAGGGGACCTGTAATTCTAtgcaaaagaagtaaaatatcaGTTGTCTAAGAGAAGACCTTAGACAACCTAATAGACCTGTCTGTTAGGAGACCTGGAGTCAAGACAGAGGTCTGCAATAGCTTAGCTATGTAATCTCCCTTCAGTTACCAAAATAAAATGGGCCAAGTGACTTCTAAGTTCCTTTATAGGTACTaaattcatatttcaaaaatataaattcattttttcccatacAGTCTATactaaggaaataataaaatgtttgtaaAAAGACATGTTCATTGCAAAACTGGCTACACTTTAAATGTACGCCATCAGAAACTAAATAAATGATGCTACCTCCATGCAATGGAAAAACTGGGAAGTCATTAAAAAGGAGCTAGATCTTTATATTTTGGTATAGAAAAGCGTCCTGGATAAACAGCtatattgtttctttttgaaaGGAGAGTACAGAATAGTAAAAAGGTACAAACAATAAGATCCCCTTTATGCcgaaaaaaattcaattaatatttCTTCACCATGTTTACACAAGAAATCACTGGACTGGGCACAGGtagaaaaaagtgaataaaatagacattttggTGGGGaattcagacaaaaaaaaataaaacaaaataggcATATGACTATTGAAGCCTGAAGGAATAAAAAGGGTGTGAGAGTGACTGTAAAGAAAGGACCCTGTTTTAGTGAGAGTGCTTGAAGACCTTTGTGGGAAGGGCGCATTTAATCAGAATTCTGAATCATGGGAGAGCATAATCTCTGGAAGAATGGGGTGTGGGGTATTGGAGGGTCTGCAGGCCGAGGGAACAGTAACTGCAGCGCCCTTGGGCCGGGAAAGGACCAAGGGTGCCTGAGGAACAACGTGAGAGGCGCCAGCGTGGCTGGAGAGCAGGAGAGGGACCCCAGCCTGAAGCACACACCTCCAGCTCTGTCGGCTGTGCTGAGGTCTGAGCCGGGCGGCGACCTCACCTTCCGTCTGGAAGGCTCCCCAGGAAGCTACTTGCAGAGTGGATCACAGAGGAGCAAGACTGGAAGCAGAAAGGCCTGCCTGGAGCAACCAGGCGAGGGCTGTGAGACCAAGGGAGGAATCCCTCACGGCTGCCATGCGTGCACATCTTTAGGTTTGAAGAGAGCAGGTCAGAAGAAAAGGCGCCAGGGTGTTAGGGCAGCACAAGTGAGCAGTTTGCAATGATGATGCAACATCAGCGAGTCTTGACTCAGGCTGCCGGGGCGAGAGCGGCCCCCTCGCGGGGGCGCCCGAGCACCCACCGCCCGCCGCCCCGCCGGAAGTGCTCTCCCGGCCCGCCGCGCCGCGCCGGGGGAAGATGGCGCAGGAGGCCGGCTACATGGACGATGGGCAGGTTTCCGACTCGGATTCCGACATGACGGTGGCACCCAGCGACAGGCCGCTGCCGGTGCCGGTGAGTGCGGAGGGCAGGCGGGTGACTCGGGGCCGGGAGCGCGGGGCCCAGGAGTCCTCCTGTCGGGCGTGCGGAGCCCGGCAGGCGGCGGGGAGACAGCGGGCCCTACGAACCTGGCCTGGCATTTAGCTGCGAGGCGGGGTGCGCGAGGCGTGCGGCTCCCAGAGGCGGGCGTGCGGTTGTCTCTTTCCCGCCTCCCGTGCTCCTCTCCTTGTTTTCTAAACCTACGGAATTACCCATTGGGCGTCGCTGGGTTCTCCTCGAAGGGCAAATTTTCCCGAACATGTAGAACGTGGGGACGTCGGCCCACAACCAGTCAGTGGCGCTCATTTGCGTCCCGAGGAGAAAGGGAGTGAGGATCGGGAATGAAGTTGATCTCTTGCTCAGGGGCCTGTTCTTCCATATTCCTATGGAACCTAGCTTCGTCGTGCCATAATGTGCCACTGGGTTTTATGTTAGCTCCCCAGGTTTCTAAATAGGCGTTTGTCTTGGCCGCCCTACTAAGTAGCAAGCTGTTTTGAGAAGGCTTTAGTGCCAGGCTGCCCGCGTTGGAATTCCAGAGCCGCCACTATGTGATCGGTGACAAGGTATTCAGCCTAGCGCCCCATCTTTAGAGTGGGAATAACAGTACCACAGTGATAGGGTGGCTGTAAGGATTCGGTGGAGCCTAAATGATGGCTGACAAGTGTTAGCGCCGTTATTGTTTACAGATACGAAGACTTACCGTCTAGCTTTAAAATACCCCTCCCCCATTTCTAGCACGGATTAGGAGCTCAACAAGTACTTTGATGTTTAGTTGAAAAAGCAAAGGTGATTCCTTTTGCATAGAAGCGTCTTGGGAAATCGGTACCAATATATTTTGGTTTTCaatctttttcagttttccatAGATTGACTCTTGACTTAGTAAACTTAATGCCATGGACTCTGCAGTTTTACAAGTAATTTGTCAGTGATGCTTACACATAGGATTTTACTCTCTAGTCTAAAAGGAACATAGTCCCAAAACCTTATAAAGGCAGTTGATATATCCACATGCATGACAGGCGCCtttggaaaagaggaaaacaagttCTAACTGCCTGTAACAGTTGTTCAACATGTGATTTTCAAACGTTCTGACAACTGAAAAGATTGAAAATCTTCTGAAGGTGAGAATTAAGAGCTTTGGTAATTTTTTGGAAAGCTGTTTTAGCACTAAGTGCTGCATTAGCTATATAGAAATAAGAATTTGtggctttaaaaatggaaattccagggagttccctggtggtctagtggttagtaTTGGCCACATTCACCGTGGGGGGCCCAGATTCAGTTCCTGGTTAGGAAGTAATCTTCGGAAGATCTCTGAAACCAATTCAGTCCCTTACatggatttttctctctctctcctttttttttttttggccacttgcAGGATccccgagtgactaacactctcagGCTAACACTCGCAGGGATCCTgcaagtggccaaaaaaaaaaaaaaaaaaaaaggaagttccaTGTAAACCTTTAGAAATTCAGGCACTGAATTGGTTTCAGAGATTTTCAAAGATCACTGCTGCTTTAAAATGGTTCAGCTGAAtccctaaataattttttttacatagtACAGGGCGTGTGGGGGTAATGTCTTTTGTGGAACTGATTGTAATTTTCCTTCACTTGCAGAAAGCACTAGGTGGGGACTGTGCACTGCGGCCCTTCCAGAGCACTGCAGCAGCGTGTGCCCCGGCATCCCATTATCGGACTGTTAAAAGTGTGGATTCAAGTGAAGAGAGCTTTTCAGATTCAGATGATGATAGCTCTGTCTGGAAACGCAAGCGACAGAAATGTTTTAACACCCCTCCCAAACCAGAGCCTTTTCAGTTTGACCAGAGCAGCCAGAAACCACCTGTAGCTGGAAGGAAGAAGGTTAACAACATATGGAGTGCTGTGCTGCAAGAACAGAACCAAGATGCAGTGGCCACTGAACTTGGTATCCTGGGAATGGAGGGCACTATTGACAGAAGCCGACAGTCTGAGACCTACAATTATTTACTTGCCAAGAAACTTAAAAGAGAATCTCAAGAACATACAAAAGAATTAGACAAAGAGCTAGAAGAATATATGCATGGTGGCAAAAAAATGGGACcaaaggaggaggaaaatgggCAAGGCCATCCCAAAAGGAAACGACCTGTCAAAGACAGAGTAGGAGACAGACTAGAAATGAACTATAAAGGCCGGTACGAGATCACAGAGGACGATTCTCAAGAGAGGGTGGCTGATGAAATTTCTTTCAGGTgagcatttaaatatttctacAAGTGAACACTTGACCAATTATCTTCCATTTATAAGATATACTATAGAGTCCAAATACATTGATGGTGGTGTTCCTTTCTGAGATTTTTAAATCCAAGGCAAGAACTGGGCTTATGTGgttatatgaatatgaatatggTTGGCTGTTCTTAAATTTGGGCAGACCTGATAGAAGAATTTTGTAGATTTTTGTGAACTTTTGAGCAACTGTTTCTATTGAGGGCTATAGAACTCCTCAGATAAAAACAGATCCTTTTAAATCATGTGGGGTTCTTGgagtgtttatttgttttttacaactttattgaggcttaTTATACATGTAATAAAATTTGTCCTCTTTAAGTGTTgacttttttttggtaaatttatcAGTTGTACAACCATAAAgcacttttaaaacatttccgtCACCCaataagatccctcatgccatatGCCCATTTAAAGTTAGCTCCTATTCCCATTCCCAGGTAACTGCTAATCATTCTATTGCTGTCAATTTGCATTTTTTGGAAATTTCATGTTAATAGAATCACAATATGTAGTCTCTTGTGCCTGGCTATTTTCACATAGTGCAGTGTTTTTGCTATTCATCCATGTCGTAGCAGTCATCAACAGcttatatattcacacacacacacacatttgtattGGCTATTATactttttggcaattatgaataattcTGTTATGAACTTCCATGAACTTCCATCTTTGgacacatattttaatttattttggataGGAGAAGAGTTATTTGATGTATGGTGAATTtacatttcatgtatttttaacatgaaatttttaaagttgaaattttgtttacattttattagCTCTAAATCACTAGTGAACAGTGTCACAAGTTTGAAAACATGTTTGGTTCAAAGGTAAT
Proteins encoded:
- the PHAX gene encoding phosphorylated adapter RNA export protein, which translates into the protein MAQEAGYMDDGQVSDSDSDMTVAPSDRPLPVPKALGGDCALRPFQSTAAACAPASHYRTVKSVDSSEESFSDSDDDSSVWKRKRQKCFNTPPKPEPFQFDQSSQKPPVAGRKKVNNIWSAVLQEQNQDAVATELGILGMEGTIDRSRQSETYNYLLAKKLKRESQEHTKELDKELEEYMHGGKKMGPKEEENGQGHPKRKRPVKDRVGDRLEMNYKGRYEITEDDSQERVADEISFRLQEPKKDLIARVVRIIGNKKAIELLMETAEVEQNGGLFIMNGSRRRTPGGVFLNLLKNTPSISEEQIKDIFYLENQKEYENKKAARKRRIQVMGKKMKQAIKNLNFQEDDDTSRETFASDTNEALASLDESQEGHGETKLDAEEAIEVDHSHDLDMF